The Candidatus Amarolinea dominans genome contains a region encoding:
- a CDS encoding CBS domain-containing protein → MSVKIVKDIMHKGVIACHPNTAVTEVVRVLADTEVHAIVVTSPDGDLTGIISHMDVIPHYGQPLEGKTAADIMTRSVVTASLDSTVTEAMKLMVEKHIHRVVVTEAGPNGIHVPVGVLSTTDIVREMRGSRWMWYFSPNP, encoded by the coding sequence ATGTCGGTCAAAATTGTCAAAGACATCATGCACAAGGGTGTCATTGCCTGCCATCCCAACACGGCCGTGACGGAGGTTGTGCGCGTGCTGGCAGACACGGAAGTTCACGCGATTGTCGTCACCAGTCCCGACGGTGATTTGACGGGCATCATCTCGCACATGGACGTCATTCCGCACTATGGGCAGCCTTTGGAAGGCAAGACAGCGGCCGACATCATGACCCGCAGTGTCGTCACGGCCAGCCTGGACAGCACAGTGACCGAGGCCATGAAGCTGATGGTCGAGAAGCACATCCATCGCGTGGTGGTGACCGAGGCCGGGCCGAACGGGATACACGTCCCGGTGGGCGTCCTTTCGACGACCGACATCGTGCGCGAGATGCGCGGGTCGCGCTGGATGTGGTATTTCAGCCCTAATCCCTGA
- a CDS encoding Na+/H+ antiporter — MDRFISTETLIIELLLVASLVAILVRRLRVPYTVALVLVGLVLTLQQPLELSLTPELILALLVPPLVFEAAFHINFTELRRNLPGILLLAVVGVILSTLIVGGAVSLVTPLSLPIALVFGALISATDPVAVVALFRALGAPRRLALLVEGESLLNDGTAIVLFNLVLAAALTGHFDLLNGVADFLRVSAGGVVVGLALGWIAAQIIARVDDYLIETTLTTVLAFGAYLVAERLHFSGVLAVVVAGLVNGNIGPQGMSPTTRIVLFNFWEYVAFLANSFIFLLIGLQVNVPTLLANWQPIAWAIVAVLAARSIVTYSLGWVVNRFSDPLPLRWLHVLNWGGLRGAIALALALSLPADLGPQRELVRIMAFGVVLFTLLGQSTTMRPLLRVLAIVTRNPIQMQYELRHARLMTFRAAATHLDSLYRDGFISEQAWETLRPELLRQVETIAHSVRDLQRMYPELTTEELESARRELLRAQRSALMSMRRDAIISEEAFELLASEVDTLLMSEDFMPPEPPVGHAGASAPTNDSARPKNSS; from the coding sequence GTGGATCGCTTCATTTCAACCGAAACCCTGATCATCGAGCTGCTCCTGGTCGCCTCCCTGGTGGCGATCCTGGTGCGACGCCTGCGCGTTCCCTACACGGTAGCCCTGGTTCTGGTCGGCCTGGTGCTCACCCTACAGCAGCCGTTGGAACTGAGCTTGACGCCGGAGTTGATCCTGGCGCTGCTGGTGCCCCCGCTGGTGTTCGAAGCCGCGTTTCATATCAACTTCACCGAGCTGCGCCGCAACCTGCCGGGTATCCTGCTGCTGGCCGTGGTTGGCGTGATCCTTTCCACCCTCATCGTGGGCGGCGCGGTCAGCCTGGTGACGCCGCTTTCCCTGCCGATTGCACTCGTCTTCGGCGCGCTCATCTCGGCGACCGATCCCGTGGCGGTGGTGGCCCTCTTTCGCGCCCTGGGCGCGCCGCGGCGGTTGGCGCTGCTGGTCGAAGGCGAAAGTCTGTTGAACGACGGCACCGCCATCGTCCTCTTCAACCTGGTTTTGGCCGCGGCCCTGACCGGCCACTTCGACCTACTGAACGGCGTGGCCGACTTCTTGCGAGTCTCCGCGGGCGGCGTCGTCGTGGGGCTGGCGCTGGGCTGGATCGCCGCACAGATCATTGCCCGCGTCGACGATTACTTGATCGAAACCACCCTGACCACAGTGCTGGCCTTTGGCGCGTACCTGGTGGCGGAACGGCTGCACTTCAGCGGCGTGCTGGCCGTCGTCGTTGCCGGCCTGGTCAACGGCAACATAGGCCCCCAGGGCATGAGCCCGACGACGCGCATCGTCCTGTTCAACTTCTGGGAATATGTCGCCTTTCTTGCCAACTCGTTCATCTTCTTGCTGATCGGCCTGCAAGTCAACGTGCCGACGCTGCTTGCCAACTGGCAGCCTATTGCCTGGGCCATCGTGGCCGTCCTGGCGGCCCGTTCTATCGTCACGTACAGCCTCGGCTGGGTGGTCAATCGCTTCTCTGACCCACTGCCCCTGCGTTGGCTGCACGTGTTGAACTGGGGCGGTCTGCGCGGGGCCATTGCCCTGGCTCTGGCCCTCAGCCTGCCGGCCGACCTCGGCCCGCAGCGCGAACTGGTGCGCATCATGGCCTTTGGCGTGGTGCTGTTTACCCTGCTCGGGCAAAGCACTACCATGCGACCCTTGCTGCGCGTGTTGGCCATTGTGACCCGCAATCCGATTCAGATGCAGTACGAGTTGCGCCATGCTCGCCTGATGACCTTCCGCGCGGCCGCCACGCATCTCGACAGTCTCTATCGAGACGGCTTCATTTCGGAGCAGGCTTGGGAGACCCTGCGGCCAGAACTGCTCAGACAGGTGGAAACGATTGCGCACAGCGTGCGCGACTTGCAGCGCATGTATCCCGAACTCACCACCGAGGAACTGGAGAGCGCCCGCCGCGAACTGCTGCGCGCCCAGCGCAGCGCGCTGATGAGCATGCGCCGTGATGCGATCATCTCCGAGGAAGCGTTCGAACTGCTGGCCTCCGAAGTGGACACTCTGCTGATGAGCGAAGATTTCATGCCGCCAGAACCGCCGGTTGGCCACGCGGGCGCAAGCGCACCGACCAACGACAGCGCCCGGCCGAAGAATTCTTCCTGA
- a CDS encoding NUDIX hydrolase, which translates to MGSLVAATEVDTLAAAYGAPLRRLYLLPANDYLFYTRQEKMLDRRGEVGICLRRPNGNFLLHTKNLYPGLYRLPTGGIHWHEGVEEAVHREMHEETGLALHNLRFLAVIGYEMHLHDYVLPFVTYLWYAEEAGGTLRADGVEVAGFSELPLSSFAWIARQLRATPAPRLAWGAWRAIAHDIAYELLTSP; encoded by the coding sequence GTGGGGTCTTTAGTCGCCGCAACCGAAGTGGACACCCTGGCCGCGGCCTACGGCGCGCCGCTGCGCCGGCTCTACCTGCTGCCCGCGAACGACTATCTCTTTTATACGCGGCAAGAGAAGATGCTGGATCGCCGCGGCGAAGTCGGTATTTGCCTGCGTCGCCCCAACGGCAATTTTCTGCTGCACACCAAGAACCTCTATCCAGGCCTTTATCGCCTGCCGACCGGCGGTATCCACTGGCATGAGGGTGTCGAAGAGGCTGTGCATCGTGAAATGCACGAGGAAACCGGCCTGGCCCTGCACAACCTGCGCTTTCTGGCCGTCATCGGCTACGAGATGCACCTGCATGACTATGTGCTGCCCTTTGTGACCTACCTCTGGTATGCCGAAGAGGCCGGCGGCACGCTGCGTGCGGATGGCGTCGAGGTCGCTGGTTTTAGCGAGCTGCCGCTTAGCAGCTTTGCCTGGATTGCCCGCCAGTTGCGCGCCACGCCCGCGCCACGCCTGGCCTGGGGCGCCTGGCGCGCCATCGCCCATGACATCGCATACGAGTTGCTCACCAGCCCATGA
- a CDS encoding DUF2142 domain-containing protein, with translation MLAQQSPAARRPLILILTAFLLLGLVTSSINPLFESPDEDLHFQYVRWLRQGYGLPPAQAAADLPMRQIAAQPPLYYLLAHWLTLPIDISDADQVIRPNPYASSDQVGSTANLNHVIHGADATWPGRGAVLAMRVLRLFSLLLGAVTVAGTFALAWQVFPNQPSIAHLAALFVAGNPQFIFISTSVNNDNLVIAATTLTLLLLARTLNRPPTTRRLVMLGLALGLATLTKQNALPLLPLTFIILTAFALVERSWGYFWRWHGITFGLAFLVAGWWYVRNLLLSGNVFGLRSLFDLLPPRPDWPSWSEFAMHGARAWRSFWALFGWLNVPPPAWVYVVYNILAIIGAIGCLGALIVWWRFNRGRLNEHTAGEHLARAARGSSLQLWLLIIWCAIVFVSVWGWTTLYPPQGRYLFPALAAFAVLWAAGVNTLTPFVWRHRVGLWLGAGLVTLALIIPWLSIVPAYAVPAAPTPAAVAAASAVETTFDQTLRLRAVTVTPNDLTPGQTVAVTLFWQALTAPGADYSISLTIVDDAGLVILRQDSFPARGNYVTSRWRAGEQVRDEHLLTLPLSAPAPCVCRLVVSVTRAADGTPVSASPATLFQVSLGDLRIHPRLGLAGIPNPVAWNFDDQIELVGYDVNRRSLAPGQTLDLALFWRPLQRLRTNYVVVTSLRPPANGAAAVDAEPISTTNVTPAQDWQVGRLREEHYRLTIPANAAIGEYDILVSIFDSSTQFQLPVNLTAKAAMLGRVQIR, from the coding sequence ATGCTCGCTCAACAATCACCGGCGGCACGACGCCCCCTCATCCTGATCTTGACCGCGTTCCTGCTCCTGGGCCTTGTGACCAGCAGTATCAACCCGTTGTTCGAGTCACCGGATGAAGACCTGCACTTTCAATACGTGCGCTGGCTGCGCCAGGGTTATGGTTTGCCGCCGGCCCAGGCCGCCGCGGACCTGCCCATGCGCCAGATCGCGGCCCAACCGCCGCTCTACTACCTCCTGGCTCACTGGTTGACCCTGCCCATTGACATCAGCGACGCCGATCAGGTCATTCGCCCAAATCCATATGCCAGCAGCGATCAGGTAGGCAGCACCGCCAACCTCAATCACGTCATTCACGGGGCCGATGCGACGTGGCCTGGCCGCGGCGCCGTGCTTGCCATGCGCGTGCTGCGCTTGTTCTCCTTGCTGCTCGGTGCGGTCACAGTGGCTGGCACGTTTGCCCTGGCCTGGCAGGTTTTTCCCAATCAGCCTTCGATCGCGCACCTGGCCGCACTCTTCGTGGCTGGCAATCCGCAGTTCATCTTCATCAGCACGTCGGTCAATAACGATAACCTGGTCATCGCCGCCACCACGCTGACCTTGCTGCTCCTGGCGCGCACGCTCAATCGTCCGCCCACCACCCGACGCCTGGTCATGCTTGGCCTCGCGTTGGGCCTGGCAACCCTGACCAAGCAAAACGCCTTGCCGCTGCTCCCCCTCACCTTCATCATCCTGACCGCCTTTGCCCTGGTGGAGCGTTCCTGGGGATACTTTTGGCGTTGGCACGGCATCACCTTTGGCCTGGCCTTTCTCGTCGCAGGGTGGTGGTATGTCCGCAACCTGCTGCTCAGCGGCAACGTTTTTGGTCTGCGCAGTCTCTTTGATCTTCTCCCCCCGCGGCCTGACTGGCCGTCCTGGAGCGAATTCGCCATGCACGGCGCCCGCGCCTGGCGTTCGTTTTGGGCGCTGTTCGGCTGGCTCAATGTGCCCCCGCCGGCCTGGGTCTATGTCGTCTACAATATCCTGGCCATCATCGGGGCCATTGGCTGCCTGGGTGCATTGATCGTCTGGTGGCGTTTCAATCGCGGTCGTCTCAACGAGCATACGGCCGGCGAACACCTGGCGCGCGCCGCACGCGGCAGTTCACTTCAGTTATGGCTGCTCATCATCTGGTGCGCCATCGTTTTCGTATCGGTGTGGGGCTGGACCACCCTCTACCCGCCCCAGGGTCGCTATCTGTTCCCGGCCCTGGCAGCCTTTGCTGTGCTCTGGGCCGCCGGGGTCAACACGTTGACGCCCTTTGTTTGGCGCCACCGCGTGGGCCTGTGGCTCGGCGCTGGCCTGGTGACCCTGGCCCTCATCATCCCCTGGCTCAGTATCGTGCCGGCCTATGCCGTACCAGCCGCGCCCACGCCGGCGGCTGTCGCCGCGGCCAGCGCCGTGGAGACCACTTTCGATCAAACCCTGCGCCTGCGCGCGGTTACGGTAACGCCCAACGACCTGACACCCGGCCAAACCGTGGCGGTCACGCTCTTCTGGCAGGCTCTGACCGCACCTGGCGCCGATTACAGCATCAGCCTGACCATCGTGGACGATGCCGGCCTGGTCATCTTGCGCCAGGACAGCTTCCCCGCCCGTGGCAACTACGTCACCAGCCGCTGGCGGGCCGGCGAGCAGGTACGCGATGAGCATCTGCTCACGCTGCCGCTCAGCGCACCCGCGCCCTGCGTGTGTCGCCTGGTGGTCAGCGTAACCCGCGCCGCTGACGGGACGCCTGTCAGCGCCAGTCCGGCCACCCTCTTTCAGGTGTCCCTGGGCGATCTGCGCATCCACCCGCGGCTCGGCCTGGCCGGCATACCCAATCCGGTGGCCTGGAATTTCGATGACCAGATCGAACTGGTGGGCTACGATGTCAATCGTCGCAGCCTTGCGCCCGGCCAGACCCTCGACCTGGCCCTGTTCTGGCGGCCGCTGCAACGGCTGCGCACCAATTACGTTGTGGTCACAAGTTTGCGCCCGCCGGCCAATGGCGCGGCGGCAGTTGACGCCGAGCCGATCAGTACCACCAATGTCACCCCGGCGCAAGACTGGCAGGTTGGACGATTGCGCGAGGAACACTATCGCCTGACCATACCGGCCAACGCAGCCATCGGCGAGTACGACATCCTGGTCAGCATTTTCGACTCATCCACGCAGTTTCAGTTACCCGTCAACCTGACGGCAAAGGCTGCCATGCTGGGTCGCGTGCAGATACGGTAA
- a CDS encoding glycosyltransferase family 39 protein, protein MPIVSQRRGERRARIIAPPWLALGLVLLFSLPALAPFAQPGYFWGAHDARHNVYFLFEFNRAWQDGIFFPRWAPDFAFGYGYPFWIVYAPLATYLSQAFHLLGFGWEAAVELVFGLSIIASGLAMAGFVTSWAGRRSGLVAGLAYIYIPYHLVDLYVRGALAESVALVFLPLCLWAFRETVRRPRLSAFGGAALAFGGLMLTSNLVALVFASVLAAYLLLHVLRRLAATQPWRDWSSESILPLLGNLLHLSLPSLLALALGFGLSAAFSLPALTEFRFVNREQWYGQYYNPFNHFVTWSQLFDPTWGFGISQPGPNDPISFQLGIVPFVLSLLGMAALLSRRPPTAAAARAASADLRAEAWFFAILTLVAVYLMLPASAWAWQWLPNVKFAQFPWRYLMLTAVSLSVLPALLVAESPRPPAAEQTAAVKTPSPMAGLAALGLCGLLLLGSAAYLQVQVREPTPQQGPVSYAALMRFEQSANEMTGVPVFNREIPTWSAMAEAHVRGQPVTTHVDYSRVPQDLTLAVDVREHGSAHELVWVHSGLPDQRLAFNIAYFPGWTAYLYADDNNRPGPLLRTVPLSEHDIVGPYGQIGVPIPEGEYFLLLRFEDTPVRMLGRMVSALSAAALLLAWVVRGRWRR, encoded by the coding sequence ATGCCGATAGTCAGCCAACGTCGTGGGGAGCGACGCGCCCGTATCATCGCCCCACCCTGGTTGGCCCTGGGCCTTGTGCTTCTATTTTCCCTGCCTGCCCTGGCCCCCTTTGCCCAGCCCGGCTACTTCTGGGGCGCGCATGATGCCCGCCACAACGTCTATTTCCTCTTCGAATTCAACCGCGCCTGGCAGGATGGCATCTTCTTTCCACGCTGGGCGCCCGATTTTGCCTTTGGCTACGGCTACCCCTTCTGGATCGTCTACGCGCCGCTGGCCACCTACCTGAGCCAGGCCTTTCATCTGCTTGGCTTCGGCTGGGAAGCTGCGGTCGAACTGGTCTTCGGCCTGAGCATCATCGCCTCCGGCCTGGCTATGGCCGGTTTCGTGACCAGTTGGGCCGGACGCCGCAGCGGCCTGGTGGCTGGGCTGGCCTACATCTACATTCCCTACCACCTGGTTGACCTCTACGTGCGCGGCGCCCTGGCCGAATCGGTCGCCCTGGTTTTCCTGCCGCTCTGCCTGTGGGCCTTTCGGGAGACGGTCCGCCGCCCGCGCCTCTCCGCCTTCGGCGGCGCGGCCCTGGCCTTTGGCGGCCTGATGCTCACCAGCAACCTGGTGGCGCTCGTCTTTGCCTCTGTCCTGGCCGCGTACCTGCTGCTGCATGTGCTGCGCCGCCTCGCTGCCACGCAACCCTGGCGCGACTGGTCGTCGGAGTCTATTCTGCCGCTGTTGGGCAACCTGCTGCATCTGTCGCTGCCGTCACTCCTGGCCCTCGCCCTCGGCTTTGGCCTCAGCGCCGCCTTCAGCCTGCCGGCCCTGACCGAGTTTCGCTTTGTCAACCGCGAGCAGTGGTACGGTCAGTATTACAACCCGTTCAATCACTTTGTCACCTGGTCCCAGTTGTTCGACCCCACCTGGGGCTTCGGCATCAGCCAACCCGGGCCAAACGATCCGATCAGCTTTCAACTGGGCATCGTCCCGTTCGTTCTCAGCCTGCTCGGCATGGCGGCCCTGCTCAGCCGCCGTCCGCCGACCGCTGCCGCTGCCCGTGCCGCGTCTGCCGACCTGCGCGCCGAAGCCTGGTTCTTCGCCATCTTGACCCTGGTCGCCGTCTATCTGATGCTGCCGGCCTCGGCCTGGGCCTGGCAGTGGCTGCCCAATGTCAAGTTCGCCCAATTCCCCTGGCGCTATCTGATGCTAACCGCGGTCAGCCTGTCTGTCCTGCCCGCGCTGCTGGTGGCCGAGAGTCCGCGACCGCCGGCCGCCGAACAAACAGCCGCAGTCAAGACGCCATCCCCAATGGCCGGTCTGGCCGCCTTGGGCCTGTGTGGACTGCTCCTGCTGGGCAGCGCCGCGTATCTCCAGGTCCAGGTCCGGGAGCCAACGCCGCAGCAAGGCCCGGTGTCCTATGCGGCGCTCATGCGCTTCGAACAGTCCGCCAACGAGATGACCGGCGTCCCGGTGTTCAATCGTGAGATCCCAACCTGGTCGGCCATGGCCGAAGCGCATGTCCGCGGGCAACCGGTGACCACCCATGTGGATTACAGCCGCGTGCCGCAAGACCTGACCCTGGCCGTGGATGTGCGCGAGCACGGCAGCGCGCACGAACTGGTCTGGGTACACAGTGGCCTGCCCGATCAACGCCTGGCCTTCAACATCGCCTACTTTCCCGGTTGGACGGCCTATCTCTATGCGGATGACAACAACCGGCCGGGGCCTCTGCTGCGCACCGTGCCCCTCAGCGAGCACGACATCGTCGGCCCCTACGGGCAGATCGGCGTGCCCATTCCAGAGGGCGAGTATTTTCTTCTGCTGCGCTTCGAGGATACACCGGTGCGCATGCTGGGCAGAATGGTCAGCGCCCTGTCCGCGGCCGCTCTGCTGCTGGCCTGGGTCGTGCGCGGCCGCTGGCGGCGTTGA
- the folD gene encoding bifunctional methylenetetrahydrofolate dehydrogenase/methenyltetrahydrofolate cyclohydrolase FolD, with amino-acid sequence MTATIIDGKAVAARIRADLTLEVAALREKTGRVPGLATVLVGENPASQAYVSSKRKACAEIGVESFGHELPASISQADLEALVRDLSANPAIDGILVQLPLPAGLDEEAVLSTISLEKDVDGFHPINIGRLNMKGRPPLFVPCTPLGCLTLLESVGVPISGADAVVVGRSNIVGIPMAALLRNHDATVTVCHSRTRDLPARVRQADIVVAAIGRPQMIRGDWLKPGAVVIDVGINRIEDASKKSGSRLVGDVAFDEAKEVASAITPVPGGVGPMTIAMLLQNTVTGFKRTHGLA; translated from the coding sequence ATGACGGCAACTATCATTGACGGCAAAGCTGTGGCCGCGCGCATTCGCGCGGATCTGACCCTGGAAGTGGCCGCGCTACGCGAAAAGACCGGTCGCGTGCCCGGGCTGGCCACCGTGCTTGTGGGCGAGAATCCGGCATCGCAGGCTTATGTCAGCTCTAAACGCAAGGCATGCGCCGAGATCGGCGTCGAGTCGTTTGGACATGAACTGCCCGCGTCTATCAGCCAGGCGGACCTGGAGGCGCTGGTGCGCGACCTGAGTGCCAACCCGGCCATTGATGGCATTCTGGTGCAGCTGCCGCTGCCCGCGGGTCTGGATGAAGAGGCGGTGCTGAGCACCATCAGCCTGGAGAAGGATGTGGATGGCTTTCATCCGATCAACATTGGGCGGTTGAACATGAAGGGGCGGCCGCCGCTCTTTGTGCCCTGCACACCGCTGGGCTGCCTGACGCTGCTGGAAAGCGTCGGTGTGCCCATCAGCGGCGCCGACGCGGTGGTCGTCGGTCGCAGCAACATCGTGGGCATTCCCATGGCCGCGCTGCTGCGCAATCACGACGCCACGGTGACGGTGTGCCACAGCCGCACGCGTGACTTGCCGGCCAGGGTGCGCCAGGCAGACATTGTGGTGGCTGCCATTGGCCGGCCGCAGATGATCCGCGGCGATTGGCTGAAGCCGGGCGCGGTGGTGATTGATGTGGGCATCAACCGTATCGAGGATGCGAGTAAGAAGAGCGGGTCGCGCCTGGTGGGCGACGTGGCTTTCGACGAGGCAAAGGAAGTCGCCAGCGCCATCACTCCGGTGCCGGGCGGCGTCGGGCCGATGACGATCGCCATGCTGCTGCAAAATACGGTCACTGGTTTCAAGCGAACGCACGGGCTGGCGTAG